A part of Marinomonas rhizomae genomic DNA contains:
- a CDS encoding DMT family transporter → MNKLSNNTQAIFFGLGAVMLWSTVATAFSISLRHFSPTQLLLVANIISLIFLVSLITIKGEAKQLIGFAKQSWKSSLFFGAINPFLYYLILLQAYNTLPAQEAQAINYTWAIMLSFMAVPILKQRLKSADYIAAAACYFGVLYISTRGQIASLEFSNITGVAFALLSTIIWALYWLLNTKDKRPSLIGLTLNFAFALPLIIVFAGLTGELSHWDSEGLWGAIYIGLFEMGLSFVLWNKALKLTNNASQVANLIFLSPLLSIIWLSQFAGEPILRSTIIGLACILIGLFIQNASKRNRQSK, encoded by the coding sequence ATGAACAAACTATCGAATAATACTCAGGCCATTTTTTTTGGACTTGGGGCTGTCATGCTTTGGTCAACGGTCGCTACTGCCTTTTCCATATCACTAAGGCACTTTTCACCAACGCAATTGCTACTTGTTGCAAACATCATCTCCTTGATTTTTTTAGTATCCTTAATCACTATAAAAGGTGAAGCAAAACAACTTATTGGTTTTGCTAAGCAATCATGGAAATCGTCTTTGTTTTTTGGTGCAATTAACCCATTCCTTTATTATTTGATATTGCTGCAAGCTTACAACACACTTCCTGCACAAGAAGCGCAAGCCATTAATTACACTTGGGCTATCATGCTTAGCTTTATGGCCGTTCCCATTCTTAAACAACGCCTAAAAAGTGCGGACTATATTGCTGCTGCCGCTTGCTACTTTGGGGTACTTTATATTTCCACTCGTGGCCAAATAGCCTCACTAGAGTTCTCAAACATTACCGGTGTTGCTTTTGCCCTTTTAAGCACCATTATCTGGGCGCTTTACTGGTTACTAAACACAAAAGATAAACGCCCTAGTCTTATTGGCTTAACACTAAATTTTGCCTTTGCTCTCCCTTTAATCATTGTATTCGCAGGCTTAACAGGTGAACTAAGTCACTGGGACAGTGAAGGACTTTGGGGCGCAATTTATATTGGCCTATTTGAAATGGGGCTAAGTTTTGTCTTGTGGAACAAAGCACTAAAGCTAACCAATAACGCGAGCCAAGTGGCAAACTTAATTTTTCTGTCACCTTTACTTTCCATTATCTGGCTATCCCAATTTGCTGGCGAGCCCATTTTACGTTCAACTATCATTGGTTTAGCTTGCATTCTTATTGGTTTATTCATCCAAAACGCATCAAAAAGAAACAGACAATCAAAATAA